A single region of the Vibrio cyclitrophicus genome encodes:
- the rimP gene encoding ribosome maturation factor RimP, with the protein MTGLERQLTEMLDAPVAASGYELVGLEFIRAGEHSTLRIYIDSPNGINVDDCAEVSHQVSAVMDVEDPISVAYNLEVSSPGLERPLFKAEHYQQFIGHEVSIVLKMAVGNRRKWKGDIQSIEGETVKVLVEGQEEEFVLSNIAKANLIPKF; encoded by the coding sequence ATGACTGGTTTAGAAAGACAACTTACTGAAATGCTTGACGCTCCAGTAGCAGCATCAGGTTATGAGTTAGTTGGATTAGAATTTATTCGTGCTGGTGAGCACTCAACGCTACGTATTTACATCGATTCACCAAATGGTATCAATGTAGATGATTGCGCTGAAGTTAGTCACCAAGTAAGTGCCGTAATGGACGTTGAAGATCCAATTTCAGTGGCTTATAACCTTGAAGTGTCTTCACCAGGTTTAGAGAGACCACTGTTCAAAGCAGAGCATTACCAACAATTTATTGGTCACGAGGTAAGCATCGTTTTGAAAATGGCTGTCGGCAACCGTCGTAAATGGAAAGGTGATATCCAATCTATCGAAGGCGAGACAGTGAAAGTATTGGTTGAAGGACAAGAAGAAGAATTCGTCCTGAGCAATATTGCGAAAGCTAACCTGATCCCTAAATTTTAG